Part of the Lolium rigidum isolate FL_2022 chromosome 6, APGP_CSIRO_Lrig_0.1, whole genome shotgun sequence genome, GTCGTTTAACGAATACATCCTTCCATGTTGTGTATCATTGAAAATATAATTTCTACTATTGAGTTCAGTTTACTTTGATGACCTGTTTCTTTTTTGTGCACTTGTTCTCTAATTGTGTCCATATATTCTAATACAAGTTTTACCATGATTGGCGATTTTACAAACCGTCCAACCAGCCTAATCCAACGGTTAGAAAATAGGTAGTACCCGAAAGTACAAACAAAGAAGTACTGAAAAGTATTGGAAAGTACAGATTTATTTTAATTATTAAAGGGTAAATAAGTCATTTTGAGTCTACTGGTACACCTGTCTGGCTCTCTTCCGGCATCGACACCCTGTCgccttccccccccccccacacacctcGCTGCCGGCGTGAGCTCCACcgtgccgtcgccgccgtcgtccccGAGACCGGAGAATCGGCTCATCCGCTCCGCCTAGACGCACCGGTCCTCCCCGCGCGAGGAATCGGCCCGAGCAGCACGCCTTCGTCTCCATCTATCCGGCCGGTCGCCGTGGATCATGGTTTCACCTCCGCCTCTCCGCCGGCATCGCCGACCACCCCATCTTCACCAAGGTGAGTATGATCCTCTTTCCCGCATCTCCACGGGCTCTGTGGAGGACTGCGGCCGTTCACCGTCGTTTTGGAACTCAGCGTCGCCCCGCGTCATTGTGCTCAAGATCCGCTGCCTAGAAATATCCCAGCCCTGGTCCTTCGATGTTCCCGACGCTCGCCGGCGTGCCTAGCCGCGTCTCGCGTCCGTGAGTCGCCGATGTTTGCATTGCTCGGTAAATTTGCATTACCATCGTTTCAGAGTGCTGTACATGGACGATTCACCATTCGGAGCCTCCCATATGTGCCAGATAGTGACAACGAAAATAGTGGCATGGACCACTGGAGTTACCATTGCTGAGCACTTCTGAAATTCTTGAGATTCAGTTTGACCCCATACATTGATTTGATGGGACTCCAGGTTTCAGTTGCAAACGGAAACAACAGTAGTAATCTGCAGGGATTGGACGCTTTTGCAGCTGAACAGCAGGCAGACTGTCATGGGCATATGTCATTGTAATTTTGTTCAATTTTGTCTAGGAGCATTCTGAAGCTAGATTGAGTGGAAATCTAACTTAATGTGGAGAATCGTAGCGTATATAGTTTACTCATTGCTAATGTTGTGTTCTGCTCAATTCCTTCATTAGGAATCGGTCACCGTCATTTAGAGTAGCAACTAATGATGTACTCATTTTCTTTATTACATGTGCTACTTGTTCTAATATCTAGTCTTACTCTTACAACGTGTTTTATGGTTGCATAGCTAGTGGAGGGCTGTTGAAAATGTTGCACGTAGGAGTCAGATGATTACCTTTGTTGAGAGTCCATCCTAAGAGTTTCCCTATGCCCCAGCTATGAGGTGTCGTTGATGCATACTTGGCTTAGACCAACAGCGTCAGTATCAACCATCCGAAGATAAGCACAAGCTTGCGCTGAGTGATGCATCTTGGATGGAATCAAACTCGCCATCCAAAAGTGTGCCTGAAACAGCAACACAGATTGCAGATAATGTTGATTCATGTACAAGTGCTGTTGGCAGTGATAAAAAAAACAAGGCATGCCTCGCAGGTTTCAGAAAATTTGCGAGCCCAAGTTCCACCCACCAAAGAGATTTCATGCCTTACATTAGGCGTGCAGCTGAAAGGAAGCTGCTGCAGCCTCAGGTCCTCTGGATGAGCCTCCTTTGCAAAGCTGAAGCAGAATGTTTCCTTGATGTCCCGTCTAGTTTACTTTGCGAGGACTACGCGTGTTGGATGTTGCGAATTCCTGAAGCTGAGCATGGTGCTGCAGACTCAGCTGCACTTGTTGGAGAGGGCCAGTACTGGTACTATCCCGGTTCCACATTTTTCTACTCAGCTACACCAAGGTATGAACTATGAAGCTCCATGAATTCTAACTAGGTGATAACTGCTTTTACTTGACATAAGCTGCAACCAGAACCAGTTTTATTCGGATTAAGAGTGCATTTGGTAGTATCTTCTGAAGGTTGCTTGATTTGTAGTATGAATAACCTTAGGATCCTATCTTGTTAAgcgttttttcaaaaaaaaaattgctttcTCTTCTTTTAAGATATATTCAGGGCTTGGTTACAGGCGCCAAGTACCAGCTTACTGTTTTTGGATATGTATAGACGAACTTGTTCTTTAGGATGTTACACGATGTTTTCAAGGATGACAATGAGCAGTTGAGCACTAAACATACTTTATAGCTGCGTACTTGTACTTCATAATTCATATGATATCTTCTAGTGCTTGGTATTGCAGCTCGTATACtccggcgccattgttgatgTATGCATGAGAAAGCTGATGTTTTATCCAGAAGTCGTTGATTTTCtcgaagaggacaaagatgaatTCCCTTTTGCATTTACCTGAGTATTTCTTATCTCTCTACTAAGCCGAGTCATTTAATTATGTGCACATGGATCTCCCTCCACTACAGATCAGTACATGCTGAACCTTACCCATCATATGCGGGATACTATTGCCATTTTCTATCAAATCTCAACTCCTAGAATGTCAATCTCGTAGAATGTTTTGTATGCAATCTCCTAATAACATTCTGATCGTTTATTTTGTTATGCAATGCATTCCTCGGACTAAGATGGTGTTCCCTGGACTGAAGAAGCCTCAGACACGTGGTGATCTTATTGCGTAGCTGAAGAATGCCACGGCTTGAGAGGGCATGCTACCGTGTAGTCCTGAAGTTAATAGACACGAATTAGTTAAAGAGCTGGGTAGCATTTCCCTTCAGGTTGGTTTTGTTTCTTCACAAAAACTTGCTATAATGACCGTTTATCAGGCATGTCTGAACCTGTTACTGGTCATCAGTTATTTTGGGGATTGGACGGAGTAGTAGATCTCAAGTATCTCGTGAGCAGCCTAAACTCTAGTCTATACTTTTTTTCTCTTTCCTTAAGCACCGAATTACAAATACCATGCGTCGCACAAACACGCCGCAAGACATTGTTCGTACTGGTAGTACCAAGACCAACTGAGGCATTGAAAACCATCATGGTTGATGGGGGGTAATTCAAGGCCTTGCAGGACTGGCCAGAAGCAAGCAAGAGCAGTGATGTGGTGTTGCTGTGGTCGCAGGACTGAAATGTGAAATTCTTGTGTAAGTTCAGCCACAGTCATCCCCATCATCTGTGTAAGCGCAGGGTGCAGGAAAAGGAAATCGTAGCCCATAGCAGCAACACCTCCTCTTCGTCCCTTGTCACAGGGACCAGAGCCAAGCCATCATCATATTCGCTATGGGGAGTActatatttttttttcctttaaccTCTGACCATGACTAACATACTCAATTTCATCACAGGCACAAAAACACCTTTTATCTTGCATCTGCAGTTGTAAATGTTCAATTAACAGCTTCAAGAAGAAGATATCATCAGTATGTTACCTTGATTAAGCCCAGGCTGCTGCTTAGAAATAAGAAAGCACTTGTCCCGCATAGCGCATACAATGGAGCATTGAGTCAGTGTGCTCCAGCCCTCTATCTGCCGAGTGTGGCACGCGATCTACAGGCTGCTCGGTTAAAATCCTAACGTTCCAAGAGATCCGCTTCCTCCTCCCAGTCCCAGTCCCACCTCACCACAGGCCCCCAAGCCCCAATGTTCCCCATCTCCTCCGATCAGTGAGACTAACGGGTTGCCTCCTCGCCCGCCATGGTGAAGCTACGCTCTCAGAGTCAGAGGTAAGCTTCTAGTGAGCGTGGCCGGATCAAATGTTGgattaaaaaaaaacattttcatGGTTTTCTCATCACCCTAACTTCCCAAGCAGAGACACCGGGAAAATGGTGCCTCCAGACGTAGCCGCCTTCGAGTTCTACAGGTTGTTGTCCTACGGAATCTCCTGGGAGAAACTGGTACTTATCGCACGCAAGTTGGACAAGTTCACATCTTAGTTTTGCTGGAGCGCCTCAGCACAACACCTGCAAGTTTACTCGCCTGTCTTAATTTCTGCAGGTTCTTCCTGACAAGTTCGCGAGCGAGCTCAGCGGCCGTGAGCTCCGGGAGATGAAGCTGCGGGTGGCCGGCAGCGGAGGGCGGCGCGCGTGGGACGTGGAGGTCAACGTCAACGAGTACGGCGACATGTACCTCGGTCGCGGCTGGCGGGAGTTCGTCAGTGCCAATGGCCTGGAGCTCGGGCAGCTTCTCGTCTTCCGATACGACGGCGCCACGCTGCTCTCCGTCACAGTCTTCGAGGAATCAGAGTGCCGGAGACCCTgccagcagcaggaggaggaggaggagcaggaggaagaggaggacgacgacgacgatggcgaggaggaggaggaggacgacgacgacaacaacgaggaggaggaggaggacgacgacaacgaggacgatgacgatgacgactacGACTACGAGGGCGCAGGTACACCCCTATCGCTCGCTAAGTTCCCTTTTTGTTATCTTGTCTTCGCAGTTAACAGCGTCTGTGGTCGAACTAAAAGAAGGGAActctccggcgccggcgccggcgcggacaGGCAGTGGAAGCAGCCTCAGAGGCACGGCGGAGGCGGGCGCCGACCCGGAGTCGTCGCAGTTCAGCGTGATGCTAAGAAAGTGCCACCTTGGCCAGGATCGGCAGCAGTACGTGGTGAGTTGTGTTCCTCAGCATCTACTGAATTTGCAAACTTGCCTGCTAAACCGTGGACGGAGTAGATGATTCCATGAACCGCGCGCTGGCATGCAGAATGTGCCTGCGTATTTCCATGAGGCGCACGGGTACGTGCAGCGGAGCAAGGTGGTGCTGCAGATGCGCGGGCAGTCGTGGACCGTAACCCTCAAGCACAGCCGCGGCGGGAAACGCACGGAGTTCAGGTACGGGTGGCACCAGTTCTGCCTCGACAACGGCCTCGGCCTCGGCGACACCTGCTTCTTCCATGCGCTCCCGGAgggccgcggccgccgcggcgaGGACCACGCCGTGCTCAGGGTTGAGGTGCGCAAGCATGAAAGCACCATTCTCCCGTGAGTGCTAGCTCGTCCGTGCTCTCATCATCGCCTGGCCCCAGGCAATGATAAAAAAAAACCTATGATGTCTTGTGAAATGCAAATATGCAATGCGAATTAGTATCAACTGGATGTGTCTTTCTGTAATGGCGAATAAGTTGTAGAATTGATGTATAAATGGGATATTCGTTGCATGAAATGCTTGTTATTTGATCTGAATCTGATGAGCTAATAGaatctccagccgtgtcccccaataTGTCCACCAAATTGATTTGGAATACGCCAGACATTTGTCCTCCCTTAGTAACGCGCTCAAAAGCTTTTTTTCATCCTGCGCAGCCTAATACGGTGTCAGGCGCCCGAGCCTATCTCCACTACACAGAAGACGCTGCAGGGATGCTGGAGAGAATGAAAACCTGCATGGGTTGCTACCTGCCAGCGACCATAGCTGATACCGTAGCTGCACGCCTTTCTTTCGCGCCACACATCCTCTCCTTCGTCTCCCACCCCTCCACCGCCGCTCAAATCGCTAGCCACCACCGACTGCGTTGGACTCCGCCACGACACCTCTCTCCCTCGCCTCCCTTTTCGCCGTCGGTGGTTCGCCTACTCTAGCCAAAACTCGAAGGCCACTACCCCCTCCTCCGCGCGCAGAAGGTGTTCGATCGTTTGTCTGGTAGGCTTCGTCAGTCGTTGTTCGTTGTCCCCATTGCCGCTGCGGATTTCTAACTATTTGTTTTGCCTCCACATTGCCGCCGCGGATTTCTAACTATTTGTTTTGCCTCATAGACATGGATAGTGACGACGGGATGATCCACAAATGTTTGATGACTCCATATCAACCTATGCTATGGGGTCTTCAAGTTCCCATCTGGCCTTGTTGATGATCTCTCACATATAATTCACAACTTTTAGTGGGGAGATGAGGAAAACAGGAGGTGTATGCACTGGATGTCGTGGGACAAAATGGCTCGACCAAAATCCCAAGGAGGTGTAGATTTCAGAGATTCAAGGGTTTTCAATCAAGCTCTCTTAGCAAGACAAGCATGGTGTCTGATCCATGAAAACCTGAAAGCCTAGGTGCTCGCTTACTGAAAGCTAGATATTTCCCGTGTGGTGACTTGCTTGACACTGCATTCATACATAATCAGCCACAGACTTTTTCAGAGTATTCTACATGGCCTAGAACTCCTGAAAAGAGGTGTAGTATATGGAGGATTGGATCTGGTTCAAAGGTGAAGATCTTTAGTGATATTTGGCTCCCAAAGGAAAAGAGAACTGGTGCTCCCGCGAGgctcccacccccggccgcgtgaACAGCCACCCAATAGCCCATGCCTCATGCCCGCCAGATCCCGACGCCCTACCCCCTCCCTGGCCAAGACCCCTCATCCGTGCCCACCACCTGCAAGTCACCCTGATCCAGATCTTGTGGTAGCCACCCTGAAGGCCGATGCGGTGTGTAGTGCTGCGCCCGGAGCTCCTTCTGCTGGCAACCTCGTGCCCTCCCCAGATGCGCGTGTCGCCCTGACCCAGCTGTCATCGCCCCCAGTTCAGCTTCCGCCCAACTTCTGCCCGTAGATGGTGGGAACGCCATCTGCTGTGCCAGAGGAGTTGGGGCATATGGAGAGGGTGTAGGGGAGGGGAGGTTGGAGGACGGCGTCGCCAGCGGCCGGAGAAGGGGATGGCTGATGgcttgtatttcacacgttcgttgggaaccccaagaggaaggtatgatgcgcacaacagcaagttttccctcagaaagaaaccaaggtttatcgaacgagGAGGTGGTCAATCGATTCCGTGGATATCTTGTAAAAAGGACAATGTCTGCAATTTGGCCACCCTCTTTTTTGTGTAACCGGCCCGCCATCCATAGCCTATTTTGAAGTGCGAGCCAagcaaaaaatttaatttttcgtGGCGCCCAAATTTTCCAAAACATTGTCTTCATGGTGGACTAGATAGCACCAAAGAATTGAGCTTAACAAGCCGAAGCCGCCGAGTAACGATCGTCTCCCGTGAGGGTCCATGTGATGTTATCAACCACGTTCCTCTCAAGTGGATatcttggagttgaatccaaaggTCAACGAATTGCTCCATGTGAGCAAACGAGAAATCTCGAGCAATGTTGATCTTGGTAACCCAATCCTTGTTTCACAAAGCCTTGTTGATAGTTCACATCTTTCTTTTCGACACAGCAAAGATGTGAGGGCCGATTTCTTTAGGCTTGGAACCATTCAACCAAGGAGCATCCCAAAAAGGCATTTTATGCCCATTGCCCATAGTGATCTTTGTTGAGGCATAGAAAAGGCTCATGTCCACCTCCGTGCAAGGGTTTCCCAATCCGAACCAAATTTTGCTCAGGTCCATCCATTCGATCCAAGGCCACCTCAATCTTAGGGCCCTCGAGAATTTGTCAATGTTAAGAACCCCAAGCCCCCCAAGAATTTTTGGGCGACAAACATTTTCCTAATTAACTGTACATTGCCCACCCGGGACCTTGTTGTTGGCCGTCCAAAGGAAGGCCCGCTCAATCTTCTTCAAGTTATTGGTGATGGGTGGAGGGATGATAATCGGAGTTAGGTGGTAGATAGCTTGCGAGGCAATGGCGAACTTCACAAAGGCGGTGCGGCCAGTCACGTTAATAAATTTTCCATTCCAAGTTGGGATTTTGCCGGCCATTTTATCCTCAAGGTGTTGGAAATCCACTCTTCTCAATTGCCACACCGAAAGTGGCAAGCCAAGATACTTCATGGGGAATGAAGTCCTTAACACCGGTAAGTGGGTTTACCGCATTAAAATCTCATTGATTGTAAGTGGGTTTACCACGTAAGAGGCGGTACCATTGAAGGTATAAAGCATGTCTTGTTGAAAAAGGTTTTAAACAACA contains:
- the LOC124662038 gene encoding uncharacterized protein LOC124662038 — encoded protein: MESNSPSKSVPETATQIADNVDSCTSAVGSDKKNKACLAGFRKFASPSSTHQRDFMPYIRRAAERKLLQPQVLWMSLLCKAEAECFLDVPSSLLCEDYACWMLRIPEAEHGAADSAALVGEGQYWYYPGSTFFYSATPSSYTPAPLLMYA
- the LOC124662615 gene encoding B3 domain-containing protein Os03g0212300-like, with the translated sequence MVKLRSQSQRDTGKMVPPDVAAFEFYRLLSYGISWEKLVLPDKFASELSGRELREMKLRVAGSGGRRAWDVEVNVNEYGDMYLGRGWREFVSANGLELGQLLVFRYDGATLLSVTVFEESECRRPCQQQEEEEEQEEEEEAPAPARTGSGSSLRGTAEAGADPESSQFSVMLRKCHLGQDRQQYVNVPAYFHEAHGYVQRSKVVLQMRGQSWTVTLKHSRGGKRTEFRYGWHQFCLDNGLGLGDTCFFHALPEGRGRRGEDHAVLRVEVRKHESTILP